DNA sequence from the Anaerolineales bacterium genome:
GTAAGAGCGTGAGCCCGTTGGTCAGATACACCAGCATGCCAAGCAGCAGCGCGCCCCGCAGCGGAGGGAGCGGCCAATAGTGCAGCGCCCACGCCAACTGTGCGTTGAGCAAGCTGATCAGAAGCGCATATTCCACCGCCCGGTCACTCAGTTGGTTCAGATGCAGCAGACGCCAGATGACCAAAAAACTGACCAGGAGGATCAAAGGGACGGAGAATACGGCCCGCAAATCGGAAGCAAGAATGGCGAAAAGCACGCCGATCAGGAGAAGGTATGCAAGAGCGGAAAGACCGACCGAAGCCACATCGAAACGTGGGTCCTTGGGGTCGACGACCACAAACTCCGCCATGACGACGGCCAGCAGCAGCAAGGCGGTGAGAACGATTCCGATCCACAGGCCCGGACCATCGGGTATGCGGGTAAGCACTGCGCCGGTCGCCGCCGCCGCCAGGCCGGGTATGACCCAATGTATCGGTTGAATCTTGGTGGAGGTTGACTTCGGATGGGAGTGAATTAACCAGTCCGCGCCGGCAGCCGCAAGGGCCGCGGCCAACGAGATCATGATGAGGCTGGCATTGACTTCGAAACGGATGAGTAATCCAAGAATGGCAAACTTCGCTTCGAAGACCGGCAGCGCTACGATACGGATCAGGGTATTGGTTAGTAGGATCAGGGCCGTGAGCGTACTCAAACGATCGCGATCCGGTCGCGGCAATCTGCCATCCATGGACGCATTCTAGCATTCGATTCCTCGTATGTCCATGCAGGTGAGGGTGCGTCGCTCGTTCCCGGAAATAGGCCTCAGCGCATACGCTGCGATACGTGTATAATGCTTGCCAATGATCGTCGCTGTCGCAGCTCTGGGATTGGCTTGTGGTTTCCTCGTAAACCTGCTCGCGGACAATCTTCCGCACCGCCAGCCGATCCAATCTCCACATTGTCCTGCCTGTGGGGCACCCCGTGAGACCGCCAATTGGTTGGCAATATTGGCTCTCATTCGCTTCAGGCTGCGTTGTCCGTATTGCGGTACGCGGCGGGCTTGGCGGGAAGTCGTGATCGAATTATCCCTCATCGTAATCGCTCTTTGGCTCTATTTCCGCAATCCGACCCCCGGTGTGTTCTGGCCTGCTTTGACCGTCGCCACGATCTTTACTTTGATCGTCGTGATCGACGTCGAGCATCGTTTGATCCTGCACGTGGTCAGCGTGCCGTCCGGAATATTGATCTTGATCATGAATTCTCTCGATCCCAGCCGCGGTTTCATCAAATCGCTCGCAGGCGGCGGGGCTGGTTTTATCTTCGTGCTTTGCATGTACCTGCTGGGAGGTATCTTCGGCCGTCACATCGCCAGAGCCCGGGGGAACGGTGAAGACGAGGTCGCATTCGGATTCGGAGACGTGATGCTGGGTACGATGCTGGGTCTGACGGTGGGATGGCCTGGAATTATCCTGGCGCTCATCTTTGCGGTCTTCGCCGGCGGTGTTTTCAGTTTGTTTTACATGCTGGTGATGACCCTGCGCGATCGTTACGACGCTTTTCAACCCATTCCGTACGGTCCGTTTCTCATTTTCGGAGCGTCTCTGGTTTACTTTTTTCGTGAGGCGATCGTTCATCTCATGCCTGTCGGATGAGAGAGCAACCGCGTAGAAAATGTCCCAATTTCGTTAAAATAAAGCTCCCACAATGTGACAAACACACAGATTTCACCCGGATTAACCCCTGCGTACTACCAGAAACGTTTTACACTGCCATGTACAATTGCGTGTGAATGAGCGATCCGCTTTAACGCTACCTCAAAATTCGAGCAATCTAGGACAAGGAATATCTATGAACGACACCCAACGATTTCAAAAGGTGAGGCATGCAATGTCCTCATGGCGAGGTCGGTGCATTCGATCTCTCAAACGCGGCCAGGGCATGGTCGAGTTTGCCCTTGCGCTGCCGATCCTGCTTTTCATCGTTTTAGGATTCATTGAAGTGGCGAGGTGGTTCCAGGCGTACCTTTCCGTCCAATACGCCGCCCGGGAAACGGCTCGGTATGCGGTAAGCGGACAACCTCCGATGTTGATCGACGATGGGGAAGACTCCTGCGAGGAAGTGGGTCAGCCAGAAACAGGCGATCCGTATACCTTACCCGGTGATTACATCCAGTGTCGCGTGGATTGGATCAAACACGTCGGCGCCAGGTTGGCCGGCTTGGCGCTCATGGCCGACCCGACGCAAACGGATATTCGCAAGCCGTACTATCTCGGAGTATTTCTTCGGGGAAGCCCCACGTTTGGCTCTGTACCGGTTGATGATAATCCTGGAGCGGCGCGAACCAAGGTCGAAATAACGATCGTCTACAACCATCCCGTGACAAATCCCTTCTTCGCCAAGATGCTGCCGACGATCCGGGTCGTCGGACGCGTCCAAATGGTCAACGAGCCGTGGGAAGGTGGAGGCGCAGATCCGCCACCTGTGGTGCCGACGGCGACGCCGCTTCCTCCGTTGGACTCAGACGGTGATGGCTGGAGCGATATTGAAGAACGCGAGATATACGACACTTTTCCGTCCAATCCAGATACCGACGGTGACGGCTACGATGAGGGACCGGGCGGAGCGGATAACACCTCCGAACGAGCGCTGGATCCCTGTTATCCCGATCCGGGCGCTTGTGAAACGTAGCGCGGTATACCAAAGGAGTAGATGGTGAATATGATGAGGAAGATAAAATTCCTTCGAGACAACCAACGAGGTCAAAATTTCGTTGAGATTGCGCTTACCTTGCCGCTCTTGGTCGCCCTGCTCATGGGCATGATGGAGATTGGTTTTCTCGTGCATAGCGTTTCCACTGTAGCCACGGCCGCGCGCGAGGGCGCTCGTTATGGCGCGCGGGGCATGCACCTCCCATTGGATGAAATTGCCGACGTTACCAAGATTGCTATGGAATTGAGTCTGGATGTCGATTTGGACAGCCCGGATGCGAATACGCGTATTATCGTAACCTCAGTGGATATCGATCCCGATGGAAGCTATGCCTTCCAGGACACATATATTTTGGGAGATTTAGATGTTGCCTCCCGGATTTGCTACGACGATCCTTGCGGGGAGGACACGATCGATGTCGACGCGATTGCGGCCGAAAATGTGGATTTCAACAACGACTCGGAGCGATGTAATGAGGTTGTCTATGGATGCCGGAACGATCTTGTGATCGTAGAGGTATTCTTCGCACATCATCTAAAGATGGGAAACATGCTGGAAAGCTTCACGAAATACGTGATCCCCACTCCAATCATCATCGATCAACAAAGTATCATGCGCGTCTTGATCCGGCGTAGTCCCTGGAGTTAATTTCTGGTCTCCCCGACTCGATCTTCTGGGCGACAGTGAACGAAATATGAGGAAACAGGAAAGGAAAAATCCATGAGAGACTGGACTGAAGAACTTATCCGTCGCTCTACGAACGCCATCCGTAAGGTGATACATAGTAGGCATGCCAGTCCGCCTGGCGCGAGATCATTGCAGCGCAGCAGGAATTCGCGATCCGGTCAAAGCCTCATCATCATCGCGGTGGCCTTTATCGGAATTGTCGCTTTTATTGGTTTCGCCGTTGACACGGGAATCATGTACCTGCATCGAGTTTGGCTGGGTCAGGCCATCGATGCGGCGGCTCTCGCGGCGGGATACGAGCTTCCGGATATCGAGGGTGCGTGCAGCCGGGCCGTCGAGTACTTGGGCACGAACGGCTATGTCGAGGGAGATGAGTTCCATTTCCAGATCGTTTTTACGGCGGACGAACATGCGCCCGGCGGGCCGGTAGGTGAATTCGCCCTCGATTCCGATATTGACAATCTCACGACCCCGGAGGACTGTACGACGATGACGGTTCCTTCAGAACACGTGAACACACACTATCACGTGCGCATTGCAGGTGAGTTGACGGTGCCCGTCGTCTTCATGCGCGTCTTGGGTTTCGAGACCATTCAGGTCGGGACTCCAGCGACGGCGAAACGAACCGCCCAGTATGACGTTGCGCTTGTGTTGGATGTCTCCGGTTCGATGAATTACGACAGTTGCACCTGGCTTACGGACGAACCCGAATATACCGAGCCGTATGCATGCGAAAACGTTCATAGCGAGTGCAGTGCCGCATTCGGCGAAGTGGACTTCGATGGCTACGCCGACATCGATGCGATGATTGCCGACGGTTGGGACATCAACAGCACCGACGCGGTGGAATTCCAACCTTTGAATGGTCACGATAACGCCGGCGTTCACATCTATGAAGATCCGGCGACCGGCACCGAAGGATCGCTCAGTTGGCAATGGAACGTCACCATTCCTGCAGACGAACGTCTCGCCGTCTATTTTTGGGTGAAGAATGATCCTGCATATAAGATGGACGCTTACAGCTGGTCTGGTGATCACAGTGCTGACTATGCCAGGTTGGCCTGGCGTGCTTCTCCCACGGATGGCTGGAGTACGGTTATGGGGATCGAGGGCGGCAATGCTTTCGATACCGGTTGGGAGCAATACGCAGTCGTGATCGATACGGATGAAATTACGGATTACGTAGAACTTCGTTGGGAGGTTGAAGATACGGAGAGCAACGAAGGGTATATGCTCGACGATATCACCTTGCGAACTTGCCCATTCCAGCGTGGACCAAGCATTACATGGCAAAGCGGTTGCTCTGGGTCAAATCCAAAATCCTGCGACGACGAACAACCCGGTACGCTGCTTCCGGGTGAATCGGTTGGACCAAATGAAGTGCCCCGACCTAGGCTGTTATCGCAGCCCATGACGGACGTGATCCGCGGGGCGGAGACCTTCGTAAACATTATCAGAGATCGGGCTGACGATTCAGGCATGCCGCGCGAGGATCAAATCGGCCTGGCGAAATATGAACGATGGGCAAGCAAGGTGCTGGATCTCACGATCGACTACGAAACCATTGTTGAAACGATGTACACGTCTCTCTCCGCCAATGGTTATACCAACATCGGTGGTGGCATGCGTGTTGGGCTGAGCATCCTCGGAGACGGCCGGCCAAACACGACCCATTTTATGATCCTTCTGACGGACGGTGTACTCAACACGTACGATTATCCTTATGACGGGTTAGGATCGACGGGCGTTTACGGCGGAACGGCTTGTTCGCGTTGCCTGGAGTACGTCGATGCCATGATTGCGGAGGCCCAAGATCAGAACGTGATCATCTTCACCATCGGTCTTGGTAGCGACGTTGTCAATGATACTTTTTCCGCATACGGTGATCCCAATTACACGGGCATGAAACTGATGGAACGAATTGCGACCCTGACCAACGGTCAATCCTACTTCGCACCGACGTCGGAGGAACTCGAGGAGATTTTCGAGTGGATTGCGGAGGCGATTTTCGTACGGTTGACTCTCTGATCGGAATGTAGAAATCACTGCAGTTGGTCACACGAAAAGTCGAGGAGGTGAGGTCGATCATCGACGAATTCTGTGACACGAAAGCGGAACCAAGTCGCTGGGTACGAATCCAAGTATCCAGCGACTTTTCCATGGGCCGATCGTTGATCGTCCTCATCGGACGAGTACGAACGTACGAAGCATTTTCCATCCCAATCCTTATCGGAGGACCGTCCATCGACATCTTTTTCTTCTCGGCTTTCTGCGAAGAAGTGAGTAACTGCGCTTTGTAAAAAATAATTTGGCGATATGAGTCGATATTGCTTTGATATATCGGCTTGCTCAATATTCGATCTGCGGCTAGGATTTCTGTGATGACCGGAATCGAACGAACTGACCAAGATCACAGCAAATGGTTTGTCGGTTTATGGATCGCCATCGTGGTGTTTTACTTCGCCTGGGTGATCGTTGAACCACATTCTGATGCGCGCCCTGCCTGGTCCCTGCTGATCACGTTTGGCTTGCGAAGTTGGACCACGGGCGCGTTGATACTCGCATCCGTGCGTGCGAATAAACCTTCCCGAATACGAACCTGGCGATTTATCTCCTTGGCGTTCGTGTGCTGGACGATCATTGACGGAATGTATTTGACTTACTGGCTGACGGACGCTGACCTGCCGGGAGTTCCCCATTGGACCGATGCAGTCCGGCTTTGCGCCTATCTCGCGACGATGATCGTGACCTTCAGTTATCCGACGGCACCCGTCGAACGATTAGGCCGCACGCGCGATCAACTCGACATCGTTCTGACGGGCGCCGCTGTGATGGGATTGGCCTGGCTGACATTCCTTTTGCCCATCCTTTCAGTCCGCTTCCTCAATCCGGTCGCAGTGTTTTGGCGGTCTCTGTTCCCCATATTCGATCTCCTGCTTTTCGTCTATTTCGCTCGTTTGTTTCTATTGGCTGAAGCAGAAAGGGATCGAAAGATACTTGCTATGTTGACATTGGCGACGCTATTTTTAGGGATTTCCGATTTACTCTTCGGTGTCCTTTCGCTGCAAGGAAGCTATTCACCCGGTGGTCTGGTCGAAGTCGGATGGATGATCGGTAGCGGTTTCTACTACTTCGCGGCATTGATCACAATCCGTGATTCCAGGCCTCGAACCGAACCTGAAAAGAATCAACACACGTTAAGTCGTCGGATTGGGAGATTGATACCGGTCGGCCTTACGGGCATGGTGATCGGCTATTTACTGCTGGACTGGTGGATGGGGGGCCAGATCGAGCTTGTCGGTGTAGCCCTGGTGGCGTTGTTGGGCGCCTTGTTCGTAGCTCGTCAGGGTGTAATTGCGGGGCAAATGGAATTCCTGCAGTATGCCTCTTTGGTCACGAATTCAGAGGACATGGCTTTCGTCTGCGACCTCGAGGGTAAACTGCTGCTCGCCAATCCGTCGCTGCTGCGCGATCTGGGATTGGAAGTTGGGGATTGGAAGACCCGGAAAATCCAGGATCTGGTCCGCAATCCCACGCGTTGGGAGCGCGTGGGGGAGCAAGCCCGAGAAAATGGTTGGTCAGGCGAACTTACGTTTCGAAGAAAAGATGGTTCCACTTTCCCTGCTGCACTGGCCATACGGCCGATCGAAGATGAACGTAAATCCCAGGTTCTGTTGGCGGGCACGGCGCACGACTTGACCCAGGTCAAAGAGCGCGAGAATGCGCTGCACGACGCCCTGCGCCAGGTGGCCGCTGCGCGTGCCGAGCTTGAAGGCTTGAACATTGCCCTCGAGGAAAAGGTGGAGCATCGTACGCAGGAACTGGAACAGACAATCAAAGACCTAGCTCGCCTGAACAAGGAGTTGAAAGAACTCGATACCCTAAAAACCGAATTTGTTGCCTTGGTCTCCCACGAATTGCGGGCACCGCTCACCAACATCAGCGCGGGAATTGAGTTGATTCTAAGCGGTCATCCCAAGATGAAAGTGCAGACTGCAGATTCACTCAAATTGGTCCAGGCAGAGATCAAACGATTATCCAAATTGGTCGATACGATCCTCGACATTTCTTCGCTCGAAGCCGGACGATTTCCCTTCGATTTGTGCGGCGTTGCGATCGGCGAAATCGCCAAACGAGTATGTGATCGGTTTACAGATGGGGATCATGCGGACAGGTTCGAGATACGTATCCCTGATGGACTCACGCCGGCGCTCGCGGACGAACATGCACTGGAGAGCATTTTTCAACATCTATTGGATAATGCGCTGAAGTATGCTTTGGAAGGCGATATCATTCTCGAAGGCTGGTCCGATGAAAATTATCTATGGATCGCCGTCGACGATGGGGGCATGGGGATACCGGAAACCGAACGCGAACGCATATTCGATATGTTCCACCGCCTCGATACACGCGACGATCGAGACGTTTACGGCTACGGATTGGGCTTATCGATGGTGAAACGTTTACTCGAAGCGATGCAGGGTGGCATCCGAGTCGAGGAGAGTCAGCGCGGCGGGGCGCGTTTTGTGTTCTGGCTGCCCATCCAGGAAGAAGTCGAAGACATTTGATGCCTGCGCCTGCTTCGGTGCAGTGAATCGAATGGGCAAAGCCGAATTTCATTGAGGTGGCGAACGGTAACGGGATCGACTATAGTTGGATGTGATTGTTGGAGGTCGATATTGTCCCTCAAAGTCTTGGTGGTAGATGACGACCGCACCTTGCTGCGTTTTCTCGGGGAGTATCTCGAGCGAGAGCGATACGCCGTTATCACCTCGGATCGGGGCTCGAAGGCCCTGCGTGCGTTCTATCAGGAAAAGCCAGATCTCGTCATCCTCGACGTGATGATGCCCGGCATGGATGGCTGGGAAGTGTGTGCCCGCATCCGTGAAATGGCCGACACGCCGATCATTTTTCTGACGGCCAAGACCGCGGAAACGGACAAATTGCGCGGATTCCGGCTGGGGGTTGATGATTACATAACCAAGCCGTTCAGCTTGCCCGAAATGGCGGCAAGAGTGTCCGCTGTGCTGGCACGGTCGCATACCACCGGGCTTGAAAAACCGAAGATCATTCGGGTGGGAAGTCTGGCCGTCGATATACGGAAACGGCTGGCCACGATTGATGAAAAGTCGATCGATCTGACTCCCACTGAATTCCGGCTGCTCGCTGCATTGGCGAAGCGCTCGGGAGAAGCAATCTCCAAATCGGAACTCATCGAGGAGGTTTGGGGATCGGAACGGCGCGAGGGTGGAAACGCATTACGCCGCTACATTTCGATGCTCCGAGAAAAGATTGAAGCGGATGCACGCCAACCCGAGCACCTCGTCACCGTGCGCGGTTATGGTTATCGCCTCGAGGCATAACCCTCGATCTTTCTCCAACAGCCACATTCCTGCATCGAACTGACCTACTTCGATACGTTCATCAGTGCCGCAGGTCTTTCCTGCCTGTAGGACGAAGGTCACATACATCGGTGTAGGTAGATTGCAAGGTAAATTCCAAAGACTATCTATTATCATAAAAACGAGATTCTGCAGGTGTGAAGTACACCGTCCGTTGGTTGGTTCTTTTGGGTAGGTGATGAAGAGATGCAGCCCGAACATGCGAAGATCGAATCCGCAGAGGATGCGAATACTGGGCGCGTAGAAAATATATTAATCGCCGATGACGATAAAGACTTTCGCAACATCCTGGTCCGGCGAACGCAACAAATGGGTCTGGAAGTGACTGAAGCAGAAGACGGTGAACAGGCAATTACGGCCCTAAAAACCGCATCGTTCGATCTGATGCTGCTCGATTTGTGGATGCCCAAGTGTTCCGGTCTGGAAGTCTTTCAAGCTGCGCAAGAAATCGATCCCGATCTTCAAGCCATCGTCTTGACCGGCAGCGCCACTCTGGAAACCGCTGTGGAAGCGCTGCGTTGCGGGGTTTACGACTATCTTACGAAACCCCTCGATTCACTGGCTGAACTCGAATTGGCAATCAAACGAGCGCTTGCCCATCGCCGCTTACTGCAGGAGAACGCACGTCTTTTCGCTGAAGTGCAGCGGCTGGCGATCACCGATCCACTGACGGGTTTGTTCAACCGCCGCAAGCTGGATGAGATGTTGACGATTGAAGTTGAAAGAGCGCATCGCTACAACCGCCCGCTCTCATTAATTATGCTCGACCTGGATGGAATGAAATCACTGAACGATCAATACGGTCATCCCGCCGGCGATGAAGCGCTCAGGCTCGTCGCTGATAAGATACGCAAACAAATTCGATCCGTGGATCTGCCGACACGGTACGGTGGAGACGAGTTCGTCATACTTCTACCGGAGGCGGATCTGGAAGCGGCCCGCAGCGTCGCGAAACGGATTTGTGCCAAGATCACCAGCACGAGTTTCCACGGGGAATTTTTATCCGTGAGTGCGGGTGTCGCACAATGGTCGGCCGATTATCCGAAGGCAACACAGTTCCTCAAATTGGCCGATCAAGCGATGTACCAGGCGAAGCGTGCGGGCGGCAGACGTCTGTTCGTGCTTTCACCTTAACAACAGGATTTTGGTCCTATTAGGAAGAAGTACCTGCTTTAAGGCATTGGTGGTCATGATAACCTCAGTGCAGCGAAAGCAGGATTGTCGAAGAATACCGCTTTGGTTTGGCGCTATGGGGGTGCCCTAAGCGAGTTTCGAACAATCGTAGGTGACAAAGTTCCAGCTAGAGGGATGGATACCTCGCGATGGCGGCAGGAGTGTCGCGGGTGGTCCGCGCCATGTGTGGCGGATGAATATTAAATCGCAATCCCGAAATTTGGGAGGACTGATGGATGCGATACGAAAGAACCTGCTAAAACATACCGAAGAATCGGGTGAAGCGAATTCGAGCGCTCACTCGTGGGCGAAGTTACTGCTCCAATTCGTTTCAGGATTGCGGGCAAAGCTGATCGTACCGTATGTCCTGCTTACCCTGGTGATCGCCATGGTAGGGGTGTACGTGGTCACGCGTTTGGTGACTTCGTCGATACGCGAGCGTTTCGTCAATCAAGCTTTCGAAGCCAGCCGTGTGGCCGCTGATGGGATCGTGCGCAAAGAAAGGGAGCATCTCGAAAACCTGCGTCTGATGGCCTATACCGAAGGTGTACCGCAAGCTACTCTCGATCGAGACGTCAAGAGTTTACAGTCGCTCCTCTTGCCTCTGGTGTTGAACAACGGCGTTGAGGCTATGACCGTCATCGACCTCGCGGGCACGGAAATATTGACTTTAGCCATCGATCCTACATCCGGGATCTACAGGGAATCGAGCGGTGGTGATTTTTCGGCGTACAACCTGGTCGCACGTGTGCTTATCGGTCAGGTCGATTCAGTGGGGGACAAGTATGTGGATATTCTGGTTACGACGCACGGCGCCTATTTGTTTACGAGTACACCGATCCGTGCGGAAGACGGTGAATTGGCCGGTGCCCTACTCATTGGCTCTCGCCTTGATTCACTCATCGAAGAGATCAAGAACCAGGCTTTGGCTGACGTAGTGATTCTAAATCAAGATGGAAATCTGATCTCGACGACGCTCGTAATTCCGGACGAAGGATCTGAAATTCTCGAAGTCGATCCGGACATCATCTCCGGAGATCAATCCGCCATCACCCAGGATATTGAATTGTACGGACGGGATTACCAGACGGTAATCGCACCTTTGATCATACGCCAGCAAGAGATGGGAATCTTGTCTGTCGTTTTACCGAGTAACTACATCGTATCTACCATGGCGACGAGCCGCAACATATTCAGCATTATTTTTTCACTGGGCACTGTGGCGACCATCGTCGTGGGTTACGCACTCGCACAAAGTATCGCCAAACCCATCCTGCGTCTGCGTACCATTTCCCAGGCCGTGGCTTCCGGAGATCTTAATCAGTCTACCGGATTGGATGGGTCGGACGAAATTGGGGAACTCGCCAGTGCGTTCGACACCATGACACACCGTCTGCGTGAGCGCACCGCCGAAGCCGCGAGGTTGTATGCCGAAACGGTTAAGCGCAACGAGGAGCTGGCCGACGCCAACGCTCGCTTACAGAGCACGCAGGCCCAGCTGGTCCAATCTGAGAAACTGGCCTCCGTCGGGCAGTTGACGGCCGGCATCGTGCACGATGTCAAGAATCCCCTGGCGGTGATCAAGGGTATGGCGGAAGAACTGCAGGAAGAGGTCGGCCTGGATCCGTCCACTCGCGACCAACTGAAGACCATTCGGCAGAGCGCCGCGCGCGCAAGTACCATCGTGGGGGATCTACTCAAGTTCGCCCGTCAATCCACGCCCGAAATGGAAACACGGGACATTCGAGAAACGCTCGAATCGTCGCTGCGTTTGACGGAATACCTGGTACGCAAGGCGGGCGTCGAATCTCATATGGATTTGCCCGATGAACCCGTGCGGGTGACGTACGATGCGACGCAAATCGAACAGGTGCTGATCAACCTGATCACCAACGCGGTCCAGGCCATGCCTGACGGCGGTAAACTGCGACTCAGTCTCGGCCAGGCCGAAGAAGCGGTCGCAATCGCCGTGCAAGACTCTGGCATCGGCATTCCCCGCGAGAATCTCTCACGTATTTTCGATCCCTTCTTCACCACCAAGCCGGAAGGACAGGGAACCGGATTGGGGCTATCCGTAAGTTTCGGGATTGTGGCCCGTCATGGTGGACGGATCGAAGTGGACAGCAAGATGGGCAAGGGTACGACCTTCACCGTGTTACTGCCGCGAACGCAGAATGCGGATTAACGGCGCGGGAGCGTAAGGGAGCATCGTGGAAGAAGAAGTAGGACGGCAAGAAGAAGAGCGTAAAGAGAAGCGCAACGAGTTGGCGCAGTGGCTGCTGCTCGTCCCGCTCATTCTTCTACTGCTTTTTGGCTGCGGAACGTGTGGGATGATGCGCGGCCAGACCGCCCATGCCGATACGCGTTCCCAGATGAACGCGGATTACAGTCCGTGGCCCTTCATGGTGCTGCATCCGGTCAATCCTGATATCATCGAGGAAATCCGCCGAGATGCGGAATATTACCCAGGTCCGGGCAGCGAATCTGGTGACCCCATCGTTGAGCCCGGGGACTTCTGGGAGACCTCGACACCAACCTCCGCTGCGACCCTTGCGGACACACCGACGGCGACCGAGCTGGCGAGTGCCACGACCACGTCGACGGCGACTGAGCCGGCGAGTGCCACGGCCTCGTCGACGATTACCGCCACAAGCTCACCAAGTTCGACCGCGACCGCCACGGATACCGGCACGCCGGAATCGTCAAGCACGCCGAGTTCGACGCCATCACTCACGAACACTCCCACCGAGACGAGCATACCGTGGCCGCCGCCGCCGGTCCCGCCTCCCGGACCGCCTCCGAATACATACTGGTTTTATGACGACGTCACACCCTTCAGCTACATGATGTATTCCAGTATCCCCAATGGAAATTATCGCAGCGGTTCAAGCGCGACGTTCTATTCCCCCCAATTCTTGAACGGTCAGCGCCTCCTGGGGGGAACGACGACCGTGCGTTTCTATGCCTACAATCCTTCCGCCAGTCC
Encoded proteins:
- a CDS encoding ATP-binding protein yields the protein MDAIRKNLLKHTEESGEANSSAHSWAKLLLQFVSGLRAKLIVPYVLLTLVIAMVGVYVVTRLVTSSIRERFVNQAFEASRVAADGIVRKEREHLENLRLMAYTEGVPQATLDRDVKSLQSLLLPLVLNNGVEAMTVIDLAGTEILTLAIDPTSGIYRESSGGDFSAYNLVARVLIGQVDSVGDKYVDILVTTHGAYLFTSTPIRAEDGELAGALLIGSRLDSLIEEIKNQALADVVILNQDGNLISTTLVIPDEGSEILEVDPDIISGDQSAITQDIELYGRDYQTVIAPLIIRQQEMGILSVVLPSNYIVSTMATSRNIFSIIFSLGTVATIVVGYALAQSIAKPILRLRTISQAVASGDLNQSTGLDGSDEIGELASAFDTMTHRLRERTAEAARLYAETVKRNEELADANARLQSTQAQLVQSEKLASVGQLTAGIVHDVKNPLAVIKGMAEELQEEVGLDPSTRDQLKTIRQSAARASTIVGDLLKFARQSTPEMETRDIRETLESSLRLTEYLVRKAGVESHMDLPDEPVRVTYDATQIEQVLINLITNAVQAMPDGGKLRLSLGQAEEAVAIAVQDSGIGIPRENLSRIFDPFFTTKPEGQGTGLGLSVSFGIVARHGGRIEVDSKMGKGTTFTVLLPRTQNAD